The following are encoded in a window of Hippoglossus stenolepis isolate QCI-W04-F060 chromosome 10, HSTE1.2, whole genome shotgun sequence genomic DNA:
- the coch gene encoding cochlin isoform X2, whose translation MSFLSVLLPLTGLLLLLLLSSMSSVDSSESSVPHPIPCVTRGADLMEDGVVVLCPPDCTQGGVSVFGTGIYASVSSVCGAAVHRGVLGPSGGPVRVHKLQGRHNYMSSYAHGIQSQPLTQWSASFSLAKPVSVPLELTSVTSTTALPAAAQPVKKPQKKPSVKKALTDCQIDIAMVIDSSNNIGQRRFNLQKNFVVKLAAMLRVGPIGPHVGLIQASDSPRTEFLLTNYTQPKELTFAIKEVSYLGGNTNTGKAIMQAAETFFIQENGGRRGHPRVMMVLLDGWPSDDLEQAAMLARESGINVFLVSVAKPAPEELAMVRDKDFMKKAVCKDNGFFSYLIPGWFSTTKHVKPLSQRLCSLDGLLCSKTCYNSVNIGFLIDGSSSVGEGNFQLVLDFLVGIARSFDISDIGARIGAVQFTYEQRLEFGLFDHHDKEEAVNALKRIHYMSGGTSTGEAISYTANKLFRRTGPGRNFLIVVTDGQSYDDVRLPALEAQKQGITIYSVGVAWAPLDDLRAMSSQPKDGHTLFTRDFTGLTGFVPVIVKGICRDFTESN comes from the exons ATGTCTTTTCTGTCCGTCCTGCTGCCTCTGACAG gcctcctcctcctcctcctcctctcctccatgtcGTCAGTGGACAGTTCAGAGTCCAGCG TGCCTCACCCGATCCCCTGTGTGACCCGGGGAGCCGACCTGATGGAGGACGGGGTGGTGGTGTTATGTCCTCCTGACTGCACCCAGGGGGGGGTGTCTGTGTTCGGGACGGGAATCTACGcctccgtctcctccgtctgtggagctgctgtccACAG GGGGGTGCTGGGTCCGTCCGGAGGCCCCGTCAGGGTCCACAAGCTGCAGGGACGCCACAACTACATGAGCTCCTACGCCCACGGCATCCAATCACAGCCCCTGACCCAGTGGAGCGCCTCCTTCAGCCTCGCCA agCCTGTGAGTGTTCCATTAGAGCTGACCAGTGTCACCAGTACCACAGctcttcctgcagctgcacaacCAG tgaaAAAGCCTCAGAAGAAGCCCTCAGTGAAGAAAGCTCTGACAG actgtCAGATCGACATCGCCATGGTGATCGACAGCAGTAACAACATTGGACAGCGAAGGTTCAACTTGCAGAAGAACTTTGTCGTCAAACTGGCCGCCATGTTGAGGGTGGGACCGATTGGACCACATGTGGGCCTGATACAGGCCag tgattcTCCCAGGACAGAGTTCCTCCTCACCAACTACACTCAACCTAAAGAGCTGACGTTTGCCATCAAGGAGGTGTCTTACCTGGGAGGAAACACcaacacag GTAAAGCCATCATGCAGGCAGCAGAGACCTTCTTCATCCAGGAGAACGGGGGGAGGCGAGGTCACCCACGGGTGATGATGGTGCTGCTTGACGGGTGGCCATCTGACGACCTGGAGCAGGCGGCCATGTTGGCACGTGAGTCCGGCATCAACGTCTTCTTGGTTTCCGTGGCCAAGCCGGCGCCGGAGGAGCTCGCCATGGTGCGGGACAAGGACTTCATGAAGAAG GCGGTTTGTAAAGATAACGGTTTCTTCAGCTACCTGATCCCCGGCTGGTTCAGCACCACCAAACATGTGAAACCTCTCAGCCAGAGACTCTGCTCGCTGGACGGCCTGCTCTGCA gtaAAACCTGCTACAACTCGGTCAACATCGGTTTCCTGATCGACGGATCGTCCAGCGTCGGCGAGGGGAACTTCCAACTGGTCCTGGACTTCCTGGTGGGAATTGCCAGGAGCTTCGACATCTCGGATATTGGCGCTCGCATCG GTGCGGTGCAGTTCACCTACGAACAGAGGCTGGAGTTCGGCCTGTTTGACCACCATGACAAAGAGGAGGCCGTCAACGCCCTGAAGAGGATCCACTACATGAGCGGAGGGACGTCCACAGGAGAAGCCATCAGCTACACCGCCAACAAGCTGTTCAG ACGAACGGGACCAGGCCGCAACTTCCTCATCGTGGTGACGGATGGTCAATCGTACGATGACGTGAGACTCCCGGCGCTGGAGGCACAGAAAcaag GCATCACCATTTACTCTGTGGGCGTGGCCTGGGCCCCCCTGGATGACCTCAGAGCGATGTCATCGCAGCCCAAAGACGGACACACCCTCTTCACCAGAGACTTCACCGGCCTCACAGGGTTCGTCCCTGTGATCGTCAAAGGGATCTGCCGAGACTTCACCGAGAGCAACTGA
- the coch gene encoding cochlin isoform X1, with protein sequence MSFLSVLLPLTGLLLLLLLSSMSSVDSSESSVPHPIPCVTRGADLMEDGVVVLCPPDCTQGGVSVFGTGIYASVSSVCGAAVHRGVLGPSGGPVRVHKLQGRHNYMSSYAHGIQSQPLTQWSASFSLAKPVSVPLELTSVTSTTALPAAAQPVKKPQKKPSVKKALTGGNKDCQIDIAMVIDSSNNIGQRRFNLQKNFVVKLAAMLRVGPIGPHVGLIQASDSPRTEFLLTNYTQPKELTFAIKEVSYLGGNTNTGKAIMQAAETFFIQENGGRRGHPRVMMVLLDGWPSDDLEQAAMLARESGINVFLVSVAKPAPEELAMVRDKDFMKKAVCKDNGFFSYLIPGWFSTTKHVKPLSQRLCSLDGLLCSKTCYNSVNIGFLIDGSSSVGEGNFQLVLDFLVGIARSFDISDIGARIGAVQFTYEQRLEFGLFDHHDKEEAVNALKRIHYMSGGTSTGEAISYTANKLFRRTGPGRNFLIVVTDGQSYDDVRLPALEAQKQGITIYSVGVAWAPLDDLRAMSSQPKDGHTLFTRDFTGLTGFVPVIVKGICRDFTESN encoded by the exons ATGTCTTTTCTGTCCGTCCTGCTGCCTCTGACAG gcctcctcctcctcctcctcctctcctccatgtcGTCAGTGGACAGTTCAGAGTCCAGCG TGCCTCACCCGATCCCCTGTGTGACCCGGGGAGCCGACCTGATGGAGGACGGGGTGGTGGTGTTATGTCCTCCTGACTGCACCCAGGGGGGGGTGTCTGTGTTCGGGACGGGAATCTACGcctccgtctcctccgtctgtggagctgctgtccACAG GGGGGTGCTGGGTCCGTCCGGAGGCCCCGTCAGGGTCCACAAGCTGCAGGGACGCCACAACTACATGAGCTCCTACGCCCACGGCATCCAATCACAGCCCCTGACCCAGTGGAGCGCCTCCTTCAGCCTCGCCA agCCTGTGAGTGTTCCATTAGAGCTGACCAGTGTCACCAGTACCACAGctcttcctgcagctgcacaacCAG tgaaAAAGCCTCAGAAGAAGCCCTCAGTGAAGAAAGCTCTGACAGGTGGAAATAAAG actgtCAGATCGACATCGCCATGGTGATCGACAGCAGTAACAACATTGGACAGCGAAGGTTCAACTTGCAGAAGAACTTTGTCGTCAAACTGGCCGCCATGTTGAGGGTGGGACCGATTGGACCACATGTGGGCCTGATACAGGCCag tgattcTCCCAGGACAGAGTTCCTCCTCACCAACTACACTCAACCTAAAGAGCTGACGTTTGCCATCAAGGAGGTGTCTTACCTGGGAGGAAACACcaacacag GTAAAGCCATCATGCAGGCAGCAGAGACCTTCTTCATCCAGGAGAACGGGGGGAGGCGAGGTCACCCACGGGTGATGATGGTGCTGCTTGACGGGTGGCCATCTGACGACCTGGAGCAGGCGGCCATGTTGGCACGTGAGTCCGGCATCAACGTCTTCTTGGTTTCCGTGGCCAAGCCGGCGCCGGAGGAGCTCGCCATGGTGCGGGACAAGGACTTCATGAAGAAG GCGGTTTGTAAAGATAACGGTTTCTTCAGCTACCTGATCCCCGGCTGGTTCAGCACCACCAAACATGTGAAACCTCTCAGCCAGAGACTCTGCTCGCTGGACGGCCTGCTCTGCA gtaAAACCTGCTACAACTCGGTCAACATCGGTTTCCTGATCGACGGATCGTCCAGCGTCGGCGAGGGGAACTTCCAACTGGTCCTGGACTTCCTGGTGGGAATTGCCAGGAGCTTCGACATCTCGGATATTGGCGCTCGCATCG GTGCGGTGCAGTTCACCTACGAACAGAGGCTGGAGTTCGGCCTGTTTGACCACCATGACAAAGAGGAGGCCGTCAACGCCCTGAAGAGGATCCACTACATGAGCGGAGGGACGTCCACAGGAGAAGCCATCAGCTACACCGCCAACAAGCTGTTCAG ACGAACGGGACCAGGCCGCAACTTCCTCATCGTGGTGACGGATGGTCAATCGTACGATGACGTGAGACTCCCGGCGCTGGAGGCACAGAAAcaag GCATCACCATTTACTCTGTGGGCGTGGCCTGGGCCCCCCTGGATGACCTCAGAGCGATGTCATCGCAGCCCAAAGACGGACACACCCTCTTCACCAGAGACTTCACCGGCCTCACAGGGTTCGTCCCTGTGATCGTCAAAGGGATCTGCCGAGACTTCACCGAGAGCAACTGA